A single region of the Mercenaria mercenaria strain notata chromosome 6, MADL_Memer_1, whole genome shotgun sequence genome encodes:
- the LOC123549114 gene encoding cAMP-regulated D2 protein-like, with protein MELVFLILVLTAVFSVNSTDPIVRTLYGDVRGVRTDKSLQFLGIPYASPPTGVLRWTKPVVPSSWGPDVYNATSHKPGCPQKYCTTYLPNASCPLQMSEDCLYLNVWTPLDATRTSGYPVMVFIHGGSFKWGSGSNFIYDGNNLASGGEVVVVNMDYRLGGEVVVVNMDYRLGLLGFLYTGDAPTDANGNYGIQDQRLALQWVQQNIGNFGGNPTKVTLFGQSAGAQSTFIHLMSSKTNGLFRAVIMESPPFAVPYREKEEALLLTERVRKILKCPERDIATCMRTKAVDEINDAQEEITLKVTAGKFNEYYEPIGPIIDGEELTTQPMLAASQGKFRNIPIIIGTTTEEARLFVYGAWKKNLTRTEYEAALAVVHPSHFEKIEEFYAPKPDLDDYRDDLCTVGTDFLFTCANRNATRNFLRSSNSHLYLYVFDHATVVHGGWGKEWFCEGHVCHAAELGYIFQNQLVGKPTSEEKQLASSMLMYWTNFAYSLDPNKGRLSPALTWPKYAMNVTSTMHFLTPKNNLLTNYRNGFCNFWDSVGYEQT; from the exons atggagCTTGTATTCTTAATTTTAGTATTAACTGCAGTTTTTAGTGTAAATTCGACTGATCCAATTGTACGTACATTATACGGGGATGTTCGAGGCGTACGGACGGACAAAAGCTTGCAGTTTCTTGGCATTCCGTATGCCTCACCTCCTACAGGAGTTTTAAG ATGGACAAAACCTGTTGTTCCTTCATCTTGGGGACCAGATGTGTACAATGCTACTTCACACAAACCAGGATGTCCTCAGAAATACTGCACAACGTATTTGCCAAATGCAAGCTGTCCTTTGCAG ATGTCAGAGGATTGTCTGTATCTAAATGTGTGGACGCCACTTGATGCTACTAGGACATCCGGGTATCCTGTGATGGTGTTTATTCACGGAGGCTCCTTCAAGTGGGGATCCGGTTCCAATTTTATCTACGATGGCAACAATCTAGCTTCAGGGGGAGAGGTGGTAGTTGTTAACATGGATTATAGACTAG GGGGAGAGGTGGTAGTTGTTAACATGGATTATAGACTAG GTTTGTTGGGATTTTTATATACTGGGGACGCACCTACTGATGCCAATGGTAATTATGGAATCCAGGATCAAAGATTAGCACTACAATGGGTACAGCAAAATATTGGTAACTTTGGAGGCAATCCTACAAAG GTGACGTTGTTTGGACAGAGCGCAGGCGCCCAATCAACATTTATCCACTTGATGTCTTCAAAGACAAATGGCCTATTTCGTGCCGTAATTATGGAGAGCCCCCCATTTGCCGTGCCTTACAGGGAAAAGGAAGAGGCACTTCTGCTAACGGAAAGagtcagaaaaatattaaaatgtccGGAGAGAGATATTGCGACATGTATGAGAACAAAAGCAGTAGATGAAATTAACGATGCTCAAGAGGAAATAACATTAAAAGTTACTGCTGGAAAATTCAATGAATACTATGAACCGATTGGACCTATAATTGATGGTGAAGAACTAACCACCCAGCCGATGCTGGCAGCTTCTCAAGGCAAATTCAGAAATATTCCGATTATAATTGGAACAACTACAGAGGAAGCAAGGTTGTTTGTCTACGGGGCTTGGAAGAAAAATTTAACACGTACAGAATATGAAGCTGCATTAGCTGTCGTTCATCCGTCCCATTTCGAAAAAATTGAAGAGTTTTATGCACCTAAACCAGATTTAGACGATTACAGGGACGATCTGTGTACAGTTGGCACCGATTTTTTATTTACCTGTGCTAACAGAAATGCGACTAGAAACTTTTTAAGAAGCAGTAACAgccatttatatttatatgttttcgaTCACGCAACAGTGGTACACGGGGGATGGGGTAAGGAGTGGTTCTGTGAGGGTCACGTCTGTCATGCTGCTGAActtggctatatttttcaaaatcagctTGTAGGAAAACCAACTTCTGAGGAGAAACAACTTGCAAGCAGTATGCTAATGTACTGGACAAACTTTGCCTATTCTCTTGACCCTAACAAAGGAAGACTCTCACCTGCATTAACGTGGCCTAAATATGCCATGAACGTTACGTCTACTATGCACTTTCTTACGCCTAAAAATAACCTTCTTACTAATTACAGAAACGGTTTTTGCAATTTTTGGGATTCAGTTGGTTACGAACAAACTTAA